The following are encoded in a window of Ranitomeya variabilis isolate aRanVar5 chromosome 6, aRanVar5.hap1, whole genome shotgun sequence genomic DNA:
- the GTPBP10 gene encoding GTP-binding protein 10 isoform X3, which yields MVCAGRALLRKYGNFIDNLRILVKGGAGGMGLPRLGGEGGKGGDVWVVAKDGVTMKHIKSKFPQKRFVGGVGVNSSVRSLKGTSGADCQVEVPVGIAITTDTGTKIGDLDRDGDKLRVARGGLGGGYRTEFLPAKGQKKVIRLDMKLIADVGLVGFPNAGKSSLLSSLSHAKPQIADYPFTTVQPELGKIMYPDFKQISVADLPGLIEGAHRNRGRGHKFLKHVERTKQLLFVVDVSGFQLSVKSPFRTAFETVQLLTLELELYKEDLLDKPALLAVNKMDLPEADDKLRELVKQLENPQDYLHTLPEELVPDCQINFKEIIPISVATNQGISELTRCIRRSIDEHAELEIQQTAKEKLRSLHITSSQSVRQLLPPEPTLD from the exons ATGGTGTGCGCCGGCAGAGCGCTGCTCCGGAAG TATGGAAACTTCATCGACAACCTGAGGATCCTCGTGAAAGGTGGCGCCGGCGGCATGGGTCTTCCCCGGTTAGGTGGAGAAGGCGGCAAAGGAGGTGACGTTTGGGTGGTGGCGAAAGATGGAGTCACAATGAAACACATAAAGAGCAAGTTTCCTCAGAAGCGCTTTGTTGGCGGTGTCGGGGTTAATAGTAG TGTTCGATCTCTCAAAGGCACATCTGGGGCTGATTGTCAGGTGGAAGTCCCCGTTGGCATCGCCATCACTACTGACACCGGCACCAAAATAGGAGATCTGGATAGAGATGGTGACAAGCTGCGAGTGGCCAGAGGAGGTCTGGGCGGAGGATACAGGACAGAGTTTCTTCCTGCCAAAGGCCAAAAAAAAGTAATCCGTCTGGATATGAAGTTGATCGCTGATGTGGGGTTAGTCGG GTTTCCAAATGCTGGAAAGTCCTCATTACTCAGCAGCCTCTCGCATGCCAAACCACAGATTGCAGACTATCCAT TTACAACAGTGCAACCCGAACTGGGAAAAATCATGTACCCCGACTTCAAGCAG ATTTCAGTTGCCGATCTCCCCGGTTTAATAGAAGGTGCGCACCGCAACAGAGGAAGGGGCCACAAATTTCTCAAGCACGTGGAGCGGACGAAGCAGCTGCTCTTCGTA GTCGATGTTTCTGGATTTCAGCTTTCCGTCAAGTCTCCATTCAGAACGGCCTTTGAGACTGTGCAGCTACTGACGCTG gAGCTGGAATTGTACAAAGAAGATCTGCTGGATAAGCCTGCCTTACTAGCGGTCAATAAGATGGATCTGCCTGAAGCTGACGACAAGTTGCGGGAGTTGGTGAAACAACTGGAAAATCCACAGG ATTATTTACATACATTGCCGGAAGAATTGGTCCCGGATTGTCAGATTAACTTCAAGGAAATCATCCCGATCTCTGTGGCTACAAACCAGGGAATCTCAGAACTGACCAGATGCATCCGCAGATCAATAGATGAACATGCAGAACTCGAAATTCAGCAAACCGCCAAAGAGAAGCTGCGGAGTCTTCACATAACGTCTTCTCAAAGTGTCAGACAGCTGCTTCCCCCAGAACCGACGTTGGACTGA
- the GTPBP10 gene encoding GTP-binding protein 10 isoform X2, translating to MGNYGHVAILVSSNFPGHMNGPHDKYGNFIDNLRILVKGGAGGMGLPRLGGEGGKGGDVWVVAKDGVTMKHIKSKFPQKRFVGGVGVNSSVRSLKGTSGADCQVEVPVGIAITTDTGTKIGDLDRDGDKLRVARGGLGGGYRTEFLPAKGQKKVIRLDMKLIADVGLVGFPNAGKSSLLSSLSHAKPQIADYPFTTVQPELGKIMYPDFKQISVADLPGLIEGAHRNRGRGHKFLKHVERTKQLLFVVDVSGFQLSVKSPFRTAFETVQLLTLELELYKEDLLDKPALLAVNKMDLPEADDKLRELVKQLENPQDYLHTLPEELVPDCQINFKEIIPISVATNQGISELTRCIRRSIDEHAELEIQQTAKEKLRSLHITSSQSVRQLLPPEPTLD from the exons ATGGGAAACTATGGTCATGTCGCCATACTGGTTTCATCCAACTTTCCCGGACACATGAACGGTCCTCATGACAAG TATGGAAACTTCATCGACAACCTGAGGATCCTCGTGAAAGGTGGCGCCGGCGGCATGGGTCTTCCCCGGTTAGGTGGAGAAGGCGGCAAAGGAGGTGACGTTTGGGTGGTGGCGAAAGATGGAGTCACAATGAAACACATAAAGAGCAAGTTTCCTCAGAAGCGCTTTGTTGGCGGTGTCGGGGTTAATAGTAG TGTTCGATCTCTCAAAGGCACATCTGGGGCTGATTGTCAGGTGGAAGTCCCCGTTGGCATCGCCATCACTACTGACACCGGCACCAAAATAGGAGATCTGGATAGAGATGGTGACAAGCTGCGAGTGGCCAGAGGAGGTCTGGGCGGAGGATACAGGACAGAGTTTCTTCCTGCCAAAGGCCAAAAAAAAGTAATCCGTCTGGATATGAAGTTGATCGCTGATGTGGGGTTAGTCGG GTTTCCAAATGCTGGAAAGTCCTCATTACTCAGCAGCCTCTCGCATGCCAAACCACAGATTGCAGACTATCCAT TTACAACAGTGCAACCCGAACTGGGAAAAATCATGTACCCCGACTTCAAGCAG ATTTCAGTTGCCGATCTCCCCGGTTTAATAGAAGGTGCGCACCGCAACAGAGGAAGGGGCCACAAATTTCTCAAGCACGTGGAGCGGACGAAGCAGCTGCTCTTCGTA GTCGATGTTTCTGGATTTCAGCTTTCCGTCAAGTCTCCATTCAGAACGGCCTTTGAGACTGTGCAGCTACTGACGCTG gAGCTGGAATTGTACAAAGAAGATCTGCTGGATAAGCCTGCCTTACTAGCGGTCAATAAGATGGATCTGCCTGAAGCTGACGACAAGTTGCGGGAGTTGGTGAAACAACTGGAAAATCCACAGG ATTATTTACATACATTGCCGGAAGAATTGGTCCCGGATTGTCAGATTAACTTCAAGGAAATCATCCCGATCTCTGTGGCTACAAACCAGGGAATCTCAGAACTGACCAGATGCATCCGCAGATCAATAGATGAACATGCAGAACTCGAAATTCAGCAAACCGCCAAAGAGAAGCTGCGGAGTCTTCACATAACGTCTTCTCAAAGTGTCAGACAGCTGCTTCCCCCAGAACCGACGTTGGACTGA
- the GTPBP10 gene encoding GTP-binding protein 10 isoform X1, which yields MVCAGRALLRKVRCPPVLYSPYPPLLCLSGCAWYGNFIDNLRILVKGGAGGMGLPRLGGEGGKGGDVWVVAKDGVTMKHIKSKFPQKRFVGGVGVNSSVRSLKGTSGADCQVEVPVGIAITTDTGTKIGDLDRDGDKLRVARGGLGGGYRTEFLPAKGQKKVIRLDMKLIADVGLVGFPNAGKSSLLSSLSHAKPQIADYPFTTVQPELGKIMYPDFKQISVADLPGLIEGAHRNRGRGHKFLKHVERTKQLLFVVDVSGFQLSVKSPFRTAFETVQLLTLELELYKEDLLDKPALLAVNKMDLPEADDKLRELVKQLENPQDYLHTLPEELVPDCQINFKEIIPISVATNQGISELTRCIRRSIDEHAELEIQQTAKEKLRSLHITSSQSVRQLLPPEPTLD from the exons ATGGTGTGCGCCGGCAGAGCGCTGCTCCGGAAGGTGCGCTGTCCGCCTGTCTTGTACTCCCCCTATCCTCCGTTACTCTGCCTCTCCGGGTGTGCTTGG TATGGAAACTTCATCGACAACCTGAGGATCCTCGTGAAAGGTGGCGCCGGCGGCATGGGTCTTCCCCGGTTAGGTGGAGAAGGCGGCAAAGGAGGTGACGTTTGGGTGGTGGCGAAAGATGGAGTCACAATGAAACACATAAAGAGCAAGTTTCCTCAGAAGCGCTTTGTTGGCGGTGTCGGGGTTAATAGTAG TGTTCGATCTCTCAAAGGCACATCTGGGGCTGATTGTCAGGTGGAAGTCCCCGTTGGCATCGCCATCACTACTGACACCGGCACCAAAATAGGAGATCTGGATAGAGATGGTGACAAGCTGCGAGTGGCCAGAGGAGGTCTGGGCGGAGGATACAGGACAGAGTTTCTTCCTGCCAAAGGCCAAAAAAAAGTAATCCGTCTGGATATGAAGTTGATCGCTGATGTGGGGTTAGTCGG GTTTCCAAATGCTGGAAAGTCCTCATTACTCAGCAGCCTCTCGCATGCCAAACCACAGATTGCAGACTATCCAT TTACAACAGTGCAACCCGAACTGGGAAAAATCATGTACCCCGACTTCAAGCAG ATTTCAGTTGCCGATCTCCCCGGTTTAATAGAAGGTGCGCACCGCAACAGAGGAAGGGGCCACAAATTTCTCAAGCACGTGGAGCGGACGAAGCAGCTGCTCTTCGTA GTCGATGTTTCTGGATTTCAGCTTTCCGTCAAGTCTCCATTCAGAACGGCCTTTGAGACTGTGCAGCTACTGACGCTG gAGCTGGAATTGTACAAAGAAGATCTGCTGGATAAGCCTGCCTTACTAGCGGTCAATAAGATGGATCTGCCTGAAGCTGACGACAAGTTGCGGGAGTTGGTGAAACAACTGGAAAATCCACAGG ATTATTTACATACATTGCCGGAAGAATTGGTCCCGGATTGTCAGATTAACTTCAAGGAAATCATCCCGATCTCTGTGGCTACAAACCAGGGAATCTCAGAACTGACCAGATGCATCCGCAGATCAATAGATGAACATGCAGAACTCGAAATTCAGCAAACCGCCAAAGAGAAGCTGCGGAGTCTTCACATAACGTCTTCTCAAAGTGTCAGACAGCTGCTTCCCCCAGAACCGACGTTGGACTGA
- the GTPBP10 gene encoding GTP-binding protein 10 isoform X4 — protein MGLPRLGGEGGKGGDVWVVAKDGVTMKHIKSKFPQKRFVGGVGVNSSVRSLKGTSGADCQVEVPVGIAITTDTGTKIGDLDRDGDKLRVARGGLGGGYRTEFLPAKGQKKVIRLDMKLIADVGLVGFPNAGKSSLLSSLSHAKPQIADYPFTTVQPELGKIMYPDFKQISVADLPGLIEGAHRNRGRGHKFLKHVERTKQLLFVVDVSGFQLSVKSPFRTAFETVQLLTLELELYKEDLLDKPALLAVNKMDLPEADDKLRELVKQLENPQDYLHTLPEELVPDCQINFKEIIPISVATNQGISELTRCIRRSIDEHAELEIQQTAKEKLRSLHITSSQSVRQLLPPEPTLD, from the exons ATGGGTCTTCCCCGGTTAGGTGGAGAAGGCGGCAAAGGAGGTGACGTTTGGGTGGTGGCGAAAGATGGAGTCACAATGAAACACATAAAGAGCAAGTTTCCTCAGAAGCGCTTTGTTGGCGGTGTCGGGGTTAATAGTAG TGTTCGATCTCTCAAAGGCACATCTGGGGCTGATTGTCAGGTGGAAGTCCCCGTTGGCATCGCCATCACTACTGACACCGGCACCAAAATAGGAGATCTGGATAGAGATGGTGACAAGCTGCGAGTGGCCAGAGGAGGTCTGGGCGGAGGATACAGGACAGAGTTTCTTCCTGCCAAAGGCCAAAAAAAAGTAATCCGTCTGGATATGAAGTTGATCGCTGATGTGGGGTTAGTCGG GTTTCCAAATGCTGGAAAGTCCTCATTACTCAGCAGCCTCTCGCATGCCAAACCACAGATTGCAGACTATCCAT TTACAACAGTGCAACCCGAACTGGGAAAAATCATGTACCCCGACTTCAAGCAG ATTTCAGTTGCCGATCTCCCCGGTTTAATAGAAGGTGCGCACCGCAACAGAGGAAGGGGCCACAAATTTCTCAAGCACGTGGAGCGGACGAAGCAGCTGCTCTTCGTA GTCGATGTTTCTGGATTTCAGCTTTCCGTCAAGTCTCCATTCAGAACGGCCTTTGAGACTGTGCAGCTACTGACGCTG gAGCTGGAATTGTACAAAGAAGATCTGCTGGATAAGCCTGCCTTACTAGCGGTCAATAAGATGGATCTGCCTGAAGCTGACGACAAGTTGCGGGAGTTGGTGAAACAACTGGAAAATCCACAGG ATTATTTACATACATTGCCGGAAGAATTGGTCCCGGATTGTCAGATTAACTTCAAGGAAATCATCCCGATCTCTGTGGCTACAAACCAGGGAATCTCAGAACTGACCAGATGCATCCGCAGATCAATAGATGAACATGCAGAACTCGAAATTCAGCAAACCGCCAAAGAGAAGCTGCGGAGTCTTCACATAACGTCTTCTCAAAGTGTCAGACAGCTGCTTCCCCCAGAACCGACGTTGGACTGA